A stretch of DNA from Larus michahellis chromosome 19, bLarMic1.1, whole genome shotgun sequence:
GGGGTCCTCGGGGGGGGGTCTTTGGGCCTTCCCACGCCGTGACCCAGCAGAGCATGGCTGCCCCTTGGCCTCCCCGTGCGTGGCGGGGGGCTCGACCctgtcccagccccccaagtgctGCTGGTGGGCACGGGGGCTGCACGGGGGCACAGTccgggggggggctcagctgCACCCCAAGCCCCACAGGGCTCCCCGCCAGCCCTGGCCCccgctttccctcctcctcctcctccttcctcttcctcgcCGTGCCCTTCGTCCTGCCAATAACGGGGGTGGCTTTGCTTCACGGTGGCCTTtgccccccgccgtgtccccaccGAGGGTGGGGGGGACATGACACTTTGCCGCGGGGTGGGATGCTggtacccccaccccccccgcccttcccagCGTCACCCCCGCTGTCGTGTGCGGTCACGACATCCTGTGTCGCGTCCCCCTCCCCCGCTCCCGGTGCACCGGGACGATGCTGCTGCCGGAGCGCTGCAGGGCccggtccccggggagggggtggtggcggtgggggggtTATTTGATCTCCGGTTTAATTAACAATAATCTCCACCGAgttggcggggctgggggggtggggatggggttgCCATGGACCGGAGACCGGCCGGGATGCACCGGCACCGCGCGAGCGcagggcgccccctggcggcggcggcggcgggacccggAGCGGAACAAAGACcgacaccgggacccccccgcacccctcctcCATCACCTCGGGGGGACACCCGAGCCTGGAGCCGGTCCGGCAGCGGGGATGGcaccggtgtccccagccccgcatCACCCGGGTGGGGacctgctcccttcctcctccgCCCCGGCAGACCGGGGACCTCCGGGGGGGGGCGCGGCTCAgggtccccctcctcctcccggaggaggagggggaccctgagccgcccccccccccgaggtctCCGGTCCCCAGCGGGTCCCCTCACACCTCTGCGGACCTCAAACCTGCGAGCGAGGGgcttaaaaatcccattttagggaaaaatcacagctttccccccccccgcccccggccacAGAGCACCAGGGGGCGCGGCAGGTCGTTCGGGGGTCCTCAGCCCCTCCTAAAGGAAGGCAGACAGTGGCGAGCTTTAACGTACCTGTAATTCTCATCCTCCCAcgccagcaggagcagagcccgCGTTTGCACCTCCGAAAACGAAGCACCGTTGTTAATAAATCACTCCTCTCAAATCCAAACGGGGGGAGGGATTTTACCAGACAAACACCACACAAACTTCTGTTGGGagtaaaaaaatatgtattttccttttaattacatcagttatcaaagaaaaaaaagcagtggtaacaaaaatacaaagctctgagggtttcttgttttgtttgttctgtaatAAGCCGAGCATCAGtgcaattgttttaatttaacttCTGCTCTGAGTCTCTGCTGGCAGAGTATGAGTAGGCTTTGCCCAGCACCAGACGGTCACGCAGCAGCTTGAAGAAGGCGTAGTAATTGCTGAAGAGGATCAGAGCCAGCGAGATCGTCTGGTGCCACTTCTCTGAAGAAATCAGCGAGTAAAGCTGGTAGAAGATGACGGCTCCTTCCAGCAGAATCAGGATGTTGAGGATTCTCAGTGGTTTGCTGAAAAAGAACTGCAGGAGAGACCACAATCAGGCACCGAGCGAGGTCAGACCCTCCGGGTCGCGTTTTTGAGGATGTGCGAGGCAGAGGCCGTGAGGATTCCTCTGGGATTCCTCTCTGGAGACACATTTACGCGTGAACAGCTCTGGGCAGAGCCCCGGTTTGTACGGGACAGTCACCCTTCTGACAGCACCGATGGGAGACGCGGGACTAACGTGAAATGCTGCCCCGAACCCCGCTCGTTCcactgccctgggacagcccaggGGCAGCTCTCCTGCGTGGGGAGCCAGCTGAGGCACCGAGGACAAGGGGACCGTGACCCGGCTACGCGTGTGGTCTTACGTGGAAGCGGAAGTGTGAGACATCCGAGGGCACCGCCACGTTGTAATGACCCACGGCTTTGTACACGTTCTTGCTGTGTTTCACTAACACTCCCTGCGGCCACATGCACTCTTCTGTCCACCTGCAGGAAACAAGCAGAGAGCTCTTATTTCTGCCCCCACAGCCGAAGGGGGTCTGCTGCCTTCCCGCCATCAGCCAGGGTAACACACGAGCTGCTTCCAGGCCGCTGGTCGCAGCAGCATTTGCGAGGGCCGAGTTTGTCCCAACTACGGCAGTGACAAACGGCAGACACCTGGGGCCAGAAGCGGCAGGCGTCCTGCCAAAAATCAGACCTGCTTGCCGCGCTTGGAGGTGGACAGCACAGAGAGTGTCTGTACGCTGTCGGATGTGTCAGCCGACAACTTGGCTTtcgtttttctttcattttctttttttttttttttaagcactgagAGGAGGAGAGGCGGCTGGAAAGCTGAGCTCCCCATCCAGCCTCTGTTCAGGCCAGCAGACGTGCCAGCGAAGAGGaaactccagccccagccccgtgaGGGAGTTCCTTACTGATGCTGGAGCACATTGGAGCAGAGGGCTGGATCGACCTTCTGCCAGCAGCCCAGGTGCGCTGCGGCTTTATGGAGCAGGTCACAGTAGCGCGCAGGTAAGAGGTACTGCATCAGGATCACAGAGGTGCTGATGgaaaccaggaggaaaagctcaCACGACCAGCGTTTGTCATAGTACTGGGTGTTCTGTGGGGGGACAAGAAGGATGTGTGACAACGTGTTTGGACAGCCTCACCTAACAAAGCCATCAAAACACAAAGCACTCAGGCAGGTAAAACGAGGGCTTTTCACGTAGCTATTAATCCTGCTTGAAAAAGAAGCGCCCACATAGGACGGCTGCTGTACAACTCCCGAACACACCACAGTGAAACATTTATGCTATCATCACCCATCTCCAAAAACAGGGAGATAGTTCCCGATGCTCCCCTAGCTCAGCCGATGACAGGTCTCCCCTCAGGGGAAGGAGGCTTGGGCTCATCCCCGAGGTCTGGCAGACTTACTACGAGACATTTGTCTCATTGTACAACACATCGGGAACTTAAATAAAACAGCTAAAAATCCTAATGAAAGTCCATCCTCTTTCATACTGCCTCCCTTATTAAAgccaatccccttgtccaggagcagtgtcctcacAGAAGGTTGGTGTGCGAAGGACTGGTCAGCCTGGAGTCCTCCTAGCGTcacagggaggcaggagggagacaCTGCTCCCTAACAGACGGATGCACGCTCTAGGGCAGTCAGAATAACCTTTACCAGGACAATACTGACCTCTGTTAGCCGGAGTTTAAGCAAACCTAAGCCTAGATGGTTTTGCTTCTTACTTTTCACAAGGTCCCTGTAAATGGGTTTGATACAGCCCCCTGTGCACACAGCCCAGCTCTCCGACTAACCTCTCCGCGTTCCGGCTGAGCCAGAAGGGAGAGCCAGATTCCTCCCTAACCCAGTGTCCACCTCCCCACAATCCTCCCCAGCCAGTCCCACGCCTGGAGGAGCAGCGTCTGCAAGAGCAGCGCCGGCCCTCGCTCACCTTCACAAACCAGACCGGCACAAAGGCCACGTAGTAGGCACTGAGCATGGAGCTCACCAGCACCTCTTTCATCCGCCAGTTAAAGTCCATTTTCAGGTATTCCACCTCATTGCGGATGAGGtctggggagaggcagcaggcGTGAGTGGGCATGGCCTCCATGCCATACATCTGGCGAGTGTGCTGCTTCCAGGTTTCCTTTAGGACAGTCAGGTAGTCTCTGCCCCTGGAGTTCACCTCGCCAGTCTCTCTGGGACCGATGTTggccacctgggagaagaggcccgTCTTCCGAAAGTCACAGTTCAGCTGAAGGAAGGGAATGTACATGCCAAACCTGGAGCAGCAGAGTGCAGAAAGGCGGTTACTTCCTTACGAGCTCCCTTTGCTGGCAGCAGATCAGCGTTACCATCTCATCCCCCTCCTAAATGGCATCTGGTACCTATATAAACTCCAGAAAAGAGCTTCACCAACAAGCACTGAGTTTCAGGTCTTTATGAGATGCTTCCTCCTGCATCTACCAGAGGGAAGGGAGCTATTTCCACTGCTTGACTGGAAATAGAACTGGCTTCCTTTTGTTCGTTAACATGAAGCTGGGAAGCTGTCTGGTTCACTCCATCTGGCAGAGGCACCTCGGGACTAAGGTAAACCTAAGATATGGGTTCTTTGAATGCCATGAGAAAAGCACACAATCCTTTTCAGAGGACACGAGCAATCTAAGAACTATAGCTCATGCTTACACTAAAGCTGAAATATGGGTAAATGTTAAAGATACACCCTGCCACCAAGAAGAAATGTGACAGCAAGAGGGAAAAGGGTAGTTTAGGTTCTGTTACCAGGTAATCAAGTGCTTATTTGCTTTCAGACTTCATTTCAACTGAGCAGCACCCACTGCACTGAAGCAACATTAGAAATCACACCCAAGTGGCAGAAGAGATACTTACGGGTAACACAGGAACAGGAGGTTAAGGAAAGAGTAGGTTCTGAAAAGGTGAATTATTGATCGACACAAACTCCAGCCTGTGCCAGTGAGAACAGCAAACCGAGTGATCACCAGGAAAACAGAGCGTGGCAGGGAGACTTTGCCACTCTGTGAAGCCtgcggggagagaagaaagagctgggcagaggggagACTAATTCACTCTTCCTAAGGAAGCAAATGGTAAACGAGCAGCACTCAATCTGCAAAATCAACTGCATATGCACGAAGGAAGAGCTAGTGAGAGGCTCTGTTTGACTGCCACCAGGAAGGGGAGGCCTGTAGGCTGGAACCTGGACTCTCCAAAACCCAGGGCCTCGTTCAAGCTGGAATGAGGAGAGTCTCAGAGTTTCTTGTCAAGGTCTGGTAGTTACCGACCGGTGTGACCAGCCCACCCTCCGGGACCTGCTCGccacagaaagcttccacagtcAGCAGAAACCGACCTACACTCGTTCCTTCTTGCAGAAAGCTGGGGTAATTCAGAGAACAGGAAAAGAGCCAAATACTGTTCTTCGCAGGGAAGAAAGCAGAATTACTACAGTCTAGTTGAGACAGTAATTCAGAAACAATCACAGAAGGACAGAGAGAGTCACGAGCAATGGTTTGAGCCGCCCGTTTCTGTTCTCTGTTCTTCTCATTAGAAACCATGCCTAGGTTTCTGACTTGGACATAGCACAAAGCTCTTTAGAAAAGGACAGAAGAGTACGGAATTGCAAAGGGGACGCTGAGCTTTACATTTTGCCTGAGAAGAAAGGACAGGTCTGAGATCTGCTTGGGGATTTTACCTCCTTCACAATAGCACCAATCAGCCGGCGTGCCAGGACGATCGTCGTCACTGTCAGCACGTTGAAGTCAATAAGATGAAAATTCTGCagtgacaaaaccaaaatgattctaCTTTCCACCAGACAGCAAAAACCCACATTCAACAGAGAAGCTCCCAAGTTATTGTCTTCTCCCCAGGCTCTCTCTTCCAAAATCAGAAAGAGAATGCCAAGCAGACAGCCGGTGCCCAAAATTTGCCAAATAAGTCACCTGAGCAACCCTCCAGGGCTCTAGAGTCACATGTAGTTTGCATCAAACATATACAGAAAACTTTATGTCTAACAACTCAAGAGAGTCTGTGAATATCAGCGGACAGCAGCTGTCCCTTGGTGCTTACCAAAGACGTGTGCGAAGGCGGATGGGAGGGTGGGTACCACCACACAGTTTTGTAGATGTTGATGTAGTGGACAAACAGAGCAACAAGATGACAGAAGAAGAGCTGAAGTTCAAACAGCACGCTCCTCTCCACAGGCAGCTCTGGGATCTTACAGTGCCGGAGGGGGACGACTGTCTGAGCTGCCAAAGGTGGGCTGGAAAGGCCTGTACCTGAACCGCTCCTGCCAAGGTAAACCAAAAGCCAGCGGTCACTTCCCTGAGCTAAACACAGCGCTGTCCTCCAGCCCACGTCCTCAGATTGTAGAAGTCGGTGTGTCCAATACTGAGAAACCTAATCTGACTATCGTGGTCAGCAGCTGCCGCAAACCAGAAGTGTCAGCGCCCCGAGGATGTCTAGGATGACTGTTACAGGCAGATGTGAGTGGAAATTTGCCCAGTGAAAGCAATATTTGGAACCAGGCCAGTCTAGACAGCACCAGGTCATTTGATATTAAATCCCTTGCGTTGAGTCAGGTTCAAAAGCTGTGGCTGTGTTTAGCTATTCAAGGGGCAACCGGTGGCCCTTTTAATTAATTGGAAGCTTTCAGGCCTCGAGTTGCTATTTACATTTCTAAGAGTGCTTGAACATGAAATACGGAGCAATTAAACACAAGCTCTTTCTCATTCTTCAACTTCTATTCAACTATGGAGGAAAAACAAGTTTAGTCAGAAGTGCATATTCCTGTGTGAGCATGCACACAATCCCAGACAGAAACCCTTTTAATCAAAGGGAAGGGAATTAATATATACTAGATATATCTCTCCTGATTTGCAATCTCTAAATAACAACAGTCAAAGGAATCTGGGTGTGGGTTTCAAAGGAACTACAGAGCATGAACTCCTGTCGAAAATCCCAAAACGAAACCACAGAAGTCTCGGAGTGTGACTGCAGAAAGACTTCTagcccgggggggacacggctggaTCAGCCcatgctttttaaaacataaggCTGACAGCCTAAAATAAAGCCGCACGTGAGGGGAAAACTTTAGGAACCCGTGCTGTCTCTCTGAAACCCCCAGATTCCCAAGCTGACAAGACTGACTCAGCTCCGCAGGACTGATGAATCCGCTAATAAACTCTGTTCCTGAACACAGAACAACAGTTCCTCTTCTGGTCCTCCAGTAAAGAGCTTTAAATATAAACGCGAAGCCTTTTCTACTTTGAAGGGACACGCAAGACCTAAGGGTGATCTTGCAAGAGCAGCAACAAGACTCATGAGTATGAAGAGCATAAAGCACTTTGGGATCCCTGGGCCCGGACTGCCGTGTAGGTGACGGGTCTCGGAGGCCACAGACAAACCACTTGGAGGAAGGCCTGGGCGTGGATTTGTACAGCATTACCCACTCGTGATACGGGCCTTTGTGCACGCTCTCGTAGCAACGTATGTACGAGGTGGATTGCTCCACCTTCTGTGGCCTTGCAATAACTTGTTTGAATAACTGTACCCCTGTAAATCTCTTGGCCTAGGGCCATAAGCAGGGAGTATGTTAAGACAGATCTAACATTCTCTTTGCGGAGAGTTCATAAGGCACCTCCTGCCTCAGTATTGCTGTCGGtgctctgcttctccttcctcctctctacCTCAGTCACAGAAACGCAACCAACCAGCTACACTAGAACCTGAAACAAACCCCACAGCCTACACGTCACCTGACCTAGCCAAACTCTACCCCAGAAATGCCTCACCTGACATAAACTTCAGGGCACAGGAGACGCAACAACCAGAAGTCAAGTCAGGCTTTGGATAAAAATTGTGACTCTACTCTTACTTTCAATTCAACGGTCACTAAAGGCTTTTGAACGCTCCTGGAAGCCTGTCACGGTCTGATAAAGCACTTAACAGTCTCAAGCAAATTAGAACCCATATACCCCAATTACAACATGTAGCACGGACACTGCCACTTATAGGGAAAGGATTTCAGTTAGACACAGGGAGTTAACAAATCTCTGAGCCACAGGAAAACCAGCAGCCTGTGAGATGGGGAGATAAGGTGGCCCCTGCCTCAGAGAGGAGCAGCCGGCCTGGCCAGATGTGAAGACACGGAGACCTGGACGTACCTGGTGCGTGAGCGCACACCCGTGACAGAGGAACTCGTGGAATGGCCGGAGCCGCCAGCGGCCCCAGGTTCACAGAGGGGATTTCGGCAGTAGGAGGTACGGTTAGGGCCCCGCCTTCCCCCTGCCATAACAACAGAGGGTTGTTCTTCCAGGTGGCTTCTCTGCTCTTCACTGCGTGATTCTGTCTTCAGTCcttaaaactgaaaggaagagaTTTATAATTAAGGCTCATCTGCTCACCACGCCCCTGGTGACCAGCAGGAACGGATCAGTCACGTGCTACCTTGCAGGAAAAAGCAGGATAATGCAACTTTGCTCAGCCCTTTTCTCCATCTCCTGTATTTGCCACAGGCTATAGAAGTGGCCCTAGATAGCTCCTGATGCTCTAGGACATGCAGCAGCTTGTGAAGGTGCTGTGAATTCATTGAGAATCTAAAGCCTAATGTACGCAGGCTTCCAGGGGAGCAGGAAGAAGCTTTTCATGCTTCTCTCCCAACCCTAGGCAGTTTACAAGAAATTTAATCTGCATCACTGGGGTGTTTTCCCTGCTTTACAGGCAGAGCAATATACTTACAGAGATGCTAAACAATTCACCCAAAGGATCCAGTAAATTGGGTATATTACCTAGGTCCCCTTTCACCCAATTTTCTGTTGGAATCAAATATTCACAGCTCTTTTAAAGGGACACTGAAAAAGCACACAAActggctttttccttctttgctcctttaagatgtgaaaaaaataactaGCAGTTTTAGGGCGTGTGGTGTTGTATGTTTGCATGGCTAAGAGCTCAACGGGATGTTAGCCCAAAGTTAGCT
This window harbors:
- the TMEM39B gene encoding transmembrane protein 39B; its protein translation is MAGGRRGPNRTSYCRNPLCEPGAAGGSGHSTSSSVTGVRSRTRSGSGTGLSSPPLAAQTVVPLRHCKIPELPVERSVLFELQLFFCHLVALFVHYINIYKTVWWYPPSHPPSHTSLNFHLIDFNVLTVTTIVLARRLIGAIVKEASQSGKVSLPRSVFLVITRFAVLTGTGWSLCRSIIHLFRTYSFLNLLFLCYPFGMYIPFLQLNCDFRKTGLFSQVANIGPRETGEVNSRGRDYLTVLKETWKQHTRQMYGMEAMPTHACCLSPDLIRNEVEYLKMDFNWRMKEVLVSSMLSAYYVAFVPVWFVKNTQYYDKRWSCELFLLVSISTSVILMQYLLPARYCDLLHKAAAHLGCWQKVDPALCSNVLQHQWTEECMWPQGVLVKHSKNVYKAVGHYNVAVPSDVSHFRFHFFFSKPLRILNILILLEGAVIFYQLYSLISSEKWHQTISLALILFSNYYAFFKLLRDRLVLGKAYSYSASRDSEQKLN